A region of Porites lutea chromosome 13, jaPorLute2.1, whole genome shotgun sequence DNA encodes the following proteins:
- the LOC140923355 gene encoding adenosine receptor A3-like — translation MDSSQHIIMYNGSCTLDISIFISLSQAPFAYHFLGIGNLVCSLTALTGNAIILLALRRCSSLHPSSKALFSSLALSDFGVGLVAQPLFAAYTFAIAWDNPKLFCIVGLPYSLFSSFLGLVSFCTISVVALDRHLALILRFRYRKIVTVKRITLILMVAWFLSAFFTVSGTFSMNLRRIASNLMLVSCLLLALFFYLKTYTNLRQHKLRMESSFGVSYYRKSTNSMFIVFCLFLSTYLPFVFALVVATAFGFSSFPQLFALDITSFLALLNSSLNPVVYCWRIKEIQREAKQLIRNSRSCYSITLGRFFQSRVMPLNTSQGVQPV, via the coding sequence ATGGACAGCTCGCAACATATCATCATGTATAACGGGTCGTGTACTCTCGATATCtctatatttatttctttaagccaagCCCCATTCGCATATCATTTTTTGGGTATTGGAAACCTTGTCTGTTCATTAACAGCTCTTACGGGGAATGCCATAATTTTGCTCGCCCTCCGACGCTGCTCTTCACTTCATCCGTCATCCAAAGCTCTCTTCTCCAGCCTGGCACTATCTGACTTTGGCGTGGGCCTTGTTGCTCAACCACTGTTTGCTGCATACACGTTCGCCATAGCATGGGATAATCCCAAACTATTCTGTATTGTTGGTTTACCTTacagtttgttttcttctttcctggGTCTTGTGTCCTTCTGTACAATCTCAGTAGTAGCTCTTGACAGACATCTTGCTTTGATTCTTCGATTCAGGTATCGTAAAATTGTCACTGTCAAGCGAATAACTTTGATTCTTATGGTAGCTTGGTTTTTGTCCGCCTTCTTCACTGTATCCGGAACCTTTAGCATGAATCTTCGACGTATAGCTAGCAACTTGATGTTGGTTTCCTGTCTTCTGCTTGCCTTATTTTTCTATCTGAAGACATACACCAACCTCCGTCAGCATAAACTCAGAATGGAgagttcttttggcgtttcctACTATCGCAAATCAACCAACAGCATGTTCATTGTTTTTTGCCTATTTTTGAGTACTTATCTACCTTTCGTATTTGCTTTAGTTGTTGCTACGGCCTTTGGCTTCAGCAGTTTTCCCCAGCTTTTTGCGCTCGATATCACTTCGTTTCTCGCTTTGTTAAATTCGTCTCTTAACCCAGTGGTTTATTGTTGGAGAATCAAAGAAATTCAAAGGGAGGCAAAGCAGTTGATCCGTAACAGCCGTTCATGCTATTCCATCACCCTGGGTAGATTTTTCCAAAGCCGTGTCATGCCATTAAACACTTCACAGGGAGTCCAGCCTGTATAG
- the LOC140922298 gene encoding uncharacterized protein, with protein sequence MARLMLLLCVFASTIFIPYSESAEKVVGKSCVEYLRNGFNESGIYELVDYHKKTYPAYCDMKSELDTAWTLVMSWCTTNRKLPAFMKYPFNYNSPQNEDALNWDLYRLSLARMRYLQEMSTHWRATCSYPLKGIDFRDYLRGNFQDFNIFEFVGTGVCKKVEYVNIRGHVGTDVTARFFQKLNEYTLHIDTPGNCQFDSKDGAVSSEDNFGWYGNGLSTKFRCTATDESTTQYWFGAKR encoded by the exons ATGGCTCGTTTGATGCTGCTGCTGTGCGTTTTTGCATCGACGATCTTCATTCCTTACTCAGAATCTGCTGAAAAG GTCGTTGGAAAGTCCTGTGTTGAGTATCTGCGCAATGGGTTCAATGAAAGTGGCATCTACGAACTTGTCGACTATCATAAAAAGACTTACCCCGCTTACTGTGACATGAAGTCCGAATTAGACACTGCATGGACTTTGGTGATGTCATGGTGCACCACAAATCGAAAGCTCCCAGCGTTTATGAAATACCCCTTCAACTACAACTCCCCACAAAACGAGGACGCCCTTAACTGGGATCTTTACCGCTTAAGTCTGGCGCGAATGAGATACTTGCAGGAAATGTCCACTCACTGGCGAGCAACATGCAGCTACCCGTTAAAAGGTATCGATTTTAGAGATTACCTGCGGGGAAACTTCCAAGATTTCAACATCTTCGAATTTGTCGGGACGGGCGTTTGCAAGAAAGTGGAATATGTCAACATCCGGGGACACGTGGGCACAGATGTGACGGCGCGTTTCTTTCAGAAGTTAAATGAATACACCCTGCATATTGACACTCCAGGCAACTGTCAGTTTGACTCGAAAGATGGTGCAGTGTCAAGTGAAGACAACTTTGGTTGGTACGGTAATGGCCTCAGCACTAAATTCCGTTGCACCGCAACAGACGAATCCACCACCCAGTATTGGTTTGGTGCTAAGCGCTAA